Proteins from a single region of Kineococcus rhizosphaerae:
- a CDS encoding extracellular solute-binding protein: MRRRSFLTYAGLGAGTVLGTAACGGGSNSGGDSSSGAIKVAYQQWGSGTVMKDYLTTVKSAYEKANSGKTMELTPIVASENDYYTKLQLMMRSPRTSPDVVYEDTFLINSDITAGYLQPLDSFLGKWDEWDQFQDVAKGAAKAADGKTYGIPDGTDTRALWFNKDLLTKAGLSADWMPKTWDDILAACREIKGKVPGVTPINVFAGKAAGEAASMQGFEMLFYGTGSTLYDKDKDKWNVGSPEFVDSLQFIKTIFDEKLAPDPSVALDAQIGTRVSEEFLPGGTLAIDLDGSWQSSTWLDTGGKPWKEWNDVMGQAPMPTKDGSGEGKISMSGGWTWAMTKNASNADDAWKVISTLTSFENNLRYNINSAAVAVRKDVAADPTYTGSNPTLEFFSSLVPVTQYRPQNTDYPRVSNEIQVAMEAVVTGQASPADAAKAYDEAVKGIVGEDKTATL; the protein is encoded by the coding sequence GTGCGTCGTCGTAGCTTCCTGACCTATGCCGGCCTGGGCGCCGGGACCGTGCTCGGAACCGCTGCCTGCGGCGGCGGCTCCAACAGCGGAGGGGACTCCTCCAGCGGGGCGATCAAGGTCGCCTACCAGCAGTGGGGCTCGGGCACCGTGATGAAGGACTACCTCACCACGGTCAAGAGCGCCTACGAGAAGGCGAACTCCGGCAAGACCATGGAGCTCACGCCGATCGTCGCCTCCGAGAACGACTACTACACCAAGCTCCAGCTCATGATGCGCTCGCCGCGCACCTCGCCGGACGTCGTGTACGAGGACACCTTCCTCATCAACTCCGACATCACCGCCGGGTACCTGCAGCCGCTGGACAGCTTCCTCGGCAAGTGGGACGAGTGGGACCAGTTCCAGGACGTCGCCAAGGGGGCCGCCAAGGCCGCCGACGGCAAGACGTACGGCATCCCCGACGGCACCGACACCCGCGCGCTGTGGTTCAACAAGGACCTGCTCACCAAGGCCGGCCTGTCGGCCGACTGGATGCCGAAGACGTGGGACGACATCCTCGCCGCGTGCCGCGAGATCAAGGGCAAGGTCCCGGGCGTCACCCCGATCAACGTCTTCGCCGGCAAGGCCGCGGGTGAGGCCGCGTCGATGCAGGGGTTCGAGATGCTCTTCTACGGCACCGGGTCCACCTTGTACGACAAGGACAAGGACAAGTGGAACGTCGGCAGCCCCGAGTTCGTCGACTCCCTGCAGTTCATCAAGACCATCTTCGACGAGAAGCTGGCCCCGGACCCCTCCGTCGCGCTCGACGCCCAGATCGGCACCCGCGTCTCGGAGGAGTTCCTGCCCGGCGGCACGCTGGCCATCGACCTCGACGGGTCCTGGCAGTCCAGCACCTGGCTGGACACCGGCGGCAAGCCGTGGAAGGAGTGGAACGACGTCATGGGTCAGGCCCCGATGCCGACCAAGGACGGGTCGGGCGAGGGCAAAATCTCGATGTCCGGCGGCTGGACGTGGGCCATGACGAAGAACGCCTCCAACGCCGACGACGCGTGGAAGGTCATCTCGACGCTCACGTCGTTCGAGAACAACCTGCGCTACAACATCAACTCCGCGGCCGTCGCCGTCCGCAAGGACGTCGCCGCCGACCCCACCTACACCGGCTCGAACCCGACCCTGGAGTTCTTCTCCAGCCTGGTGCCGGTCACCCAGTACCGCCCCCAGAACACCGACTACCCCCGTGTCTCCAACGAGATCCAGGTCGCCATGGAGGCCGTCGTCACCGGCCAGGCCAGCCCCGCGGACGCCGCCAAGGCCTACGACGAGGCCGTCAAGGGCATCGTCGGCGAGGACAAGACCGCGACGCTCTGA
- a CDS encoding carbohydrate ABC transporter permease, whose translation MATLTRPGAPTGPELRRRTHPIKVDIARALPLTPAIALLLVFLAGPILWCVYAAFTNTALTGAGSGDTKFVGLANFRAAFSSDAFANSVVLTLVFTVLSAVVGQNVLGLALALLQKRSVAVVRTLVGITVIGAWVIPEVVAGYLWYAFLAKDGTLNEIIGTLGLGQNWLYTLPIIAVSLANVWRGTAFSMLVYNAALSEIPAEIEEAAEMDGATGWARLRYVTIPMIKRTVTTNLMLITLQTLSVFGLIYTMTKGGPGTKSQTLPLYMYEQAFSFSQIGYGTAIALVLLAVGGVFSIVYMRLLRED comes from the coding sequence GTGGCGACGTTGACACGACCTGGGGCCCCGACAGGACCGGAACTGCGACGCAGGACCCACCCGATCAAGGTCGACATCGCCCGGGCGCTCCCCCTGACCCCCGCGATCGCGCTGCTGCTGGTGTTCCTCGCCGGCCCGATCCTGTGGTGCGTCTACGCGGCGTTCACCAACACCGCGCTCACCGGCGCGGGGTCGGGCGACACGAAGTTCGTCGGACTGGCGAACTTCCGAGCGGCGTTCAGCAGCGACGCGTTCGCCAACTCCGTCGTCCTGACGCTCGTCTTCACCGTGCTGTCGGCGGTCGTCGGGCAGAACGTCCTGGGCCTGGCGCTGGCCCTGCTGCAGAAGCGCTCCGTGGCGGTGGTCCGCACCCTGGTCGGGATCACGGTCATCGGCGCGTGGGTCATCCCCGAGGTCGTCGCCGGGTACCTGTGGTACGCCTTCCTGGCCAAGGACGGGACGCTCAACGAGATCATCGGGACGCTCGGTCTGGGGCAGAACTGGCTCTACACCCTGCCGATCATCGCGGTCTCCCTGGCCAACGTCTGGCGCGGGACGGCGTTCTCGATGCTCGTCTACAACGCGGCCCTGTCGGAGATCCCCGCCGAGATCGAGGAGGCCGCGGAGATGGACGGCGCGACGGGCTGGGCGCGGCTGCGGTACGTCACGATCCCCATGATCAAGCGGACCGTGACGACGAACCTCATGCTCATCACGCTGCAGACGCTGTCGGTCTTCGGCCTGATCTACACGATGACCAAGGGCGGGCCGGGCACCAAGAGCCAGACCCTGCCGCTGTACATGTACGAGCAGGCCTTCTCCTTCAGCCAGATCGGCTACGGCACCGCCATCGCCCTCGTCCTGCTCGCGGTCGGCGGCGTGTTCTCCATCGTCTACATGCGCCTGCTGCGCGAGGACTGA
- a CDS encoding YaaA family protein has translation MLVLLPPSETKWAGPRRGTPVRLDALSHPALTQAREQVLDALVEVSARPDAPQLLGAGASLADVVAANTTLRTRPAAKASQVYTGVLYDALDLPTLPAAAARRVLVFSALWGVLQPRDRVPGYRLSMGTALPGVGPLAGFWKPRLSEVLSPAGVVVDCRSSAYAAAWVPDAATAERTVGVRVLSGGAVVSHAAKHTRGLVARHLLTRAGRLPRTPGALLDAVGEAFDAKLLEPARRGGSWTLEVEAA, from the coding sequence GTGCTCGTGCTGCTCCCGCCGTCGGAGACCAAGTGGGCGGGACCGCGACGCGGCACCCCCGTCCGTCTCGACGCCCTGTCCCACCCCGCCCTCACGCAGGCCCGGGAGCAGGTGCTCGACGCGCTGGTCGAGGTCTCCGCGCGGCCCGACGCGCCGCAGCTGCTCGGCGCCGGCGCGAGCCTGGCCGACGTCGTCGCGGCGAACACGACGCTGCGCACGCGGCCGGCGGCGAAGGCGTCCCAGGTCTACACGGGCGTCCTCTACGACGCCCTCGACCTGCCGACGCTGCCCGCGGCGGCGGCCCGCCGGGTCCTGGTGTTCTCCGCGTTGTGGGGGGTCCTGCAGCCGCGGGACCGGGTCCCCGGCTACCGGCTGTCGATGGGGACCGCGCTGCCCGGCGTCGGGCCGCTGGCGGGTTTCTGGAAACCCCGGCTCAGCGAGGTGCTCTCCCCCGCGGGCGTCGTCGTGGACTGCCGGTCCTCGGCGTACGCCGCGGCGTGGGTCCCGGACGCCGCGACGGCGGAGCGGACGGTGGGGGTCCGGGTGCTGTCCGGCGGTGCGGTCGTCTCGCACGCGGCCAAGCACACGCGCGGTCTGGTGGCCCGGCACCTGCTGACGCGCGCGGGACGCCTCCCGCGCACCCCCGGGGCGCTGCTCGACGCGGTGGGCGAGGCGTTCGACGCGAAGCTCCTCGAACCCGCGCGGCGCGGGGGTTCGTGGACCCTCGAGGTCGAGGCGGCCTGA
- a CDS encoding carbohydrate ABC transporter permease encodes MTTETTSTRSTAPLAVTSRRPVGPRTWVTTAAANVVTAVLGVMFLIPLLWVVFAAFNAKAGLKLEWPGSGFSLDNFRAVLTPETTYRPMWNGLVLCVGSTVIAIFVATLAAYPLSRFETRYKRPFLLTILFSTGLPITAIMVPVYGLFVQLNLIDTIGGTIAFMATTALPMSIFLCKNFMDGVPLTLEEAAWTDGANSMQTLRHIVLPLMWPGLSVVTIFTFIGMWGNFFIPFVLLLSPDRLPASVSIFTFFGQYGSVQWGQLAAYSVLYTLPVVVLYVLLSRRLGGAFNFGGALKG; translated from the coding sequence ATGACCACCGAGACCACCAGCACCCGGTCCACCGCCCCCCTGGCGGTCACCTCCCGCCGGCCCGTGGGCCCGCGCACCTGGGTCACCACGGCCGCCGCCAACGTCGTCACCGCGGTGCTGGGCGTGATGTTCCTCATTCCGTTGCTGTGGGTCGTCTTCGCGGCCTTCAACGCCAAGGCCGGCCTGAAGCTGGAGTGGCCCGGCTCGGGGTTCAGCCTGGACAACTTCCGGGCCGTCCTGACGCCGGAGACCACCTACCGGCCCATGTGGAACGGCCTGGTGCTGTGCGTCGGCTCGACGGTCATCGCCATCTTCGTGGCGACCCTGGCCGCCTACCCGCTGTCCCGGTTCGAGACCCGCTACAAGCGGCCGTTCCTGCTGACCATCCTGTTCTCCACGGGCCTGCCCATCACCGCGATCATGGTCCCCGTGTACGGGCTCTTCGTGCAGCTCAACCTCATCGACACCATCGGCGGCACGATCGCGTTCATGGCGACCACCGCCCTGCCCATGTCGATCTTCCTGTGCAAGAACTTCATGGACGGGGTCCCGCTGACGCTGGAGGAGGCGGCCTGGACCGACGGGGCGAACTCCATGCAGACGCTGCGCCACATCGTCCTGCCGCTCATGTGGCCGGGTCTGTCCGTCGTGACGATCTTCACGTTCATCGGGATGTGGGGGAACTTCTTCATCCCCTTCGTCCTGCTCCTGTCCCCCGACCGGCTGCCCGCCTCGGTGAGCATCTTCACCTTCTTCGGGCAGTACGGGTCGGTCCAGTGGGGCCAGCTCGCGGCGTACTCGGTGCTCTACACGCTGCCCGTCGTGGTCCTCTACGTGCTGCTGTCCCGCCGCCTCGGCGGCGCGTTCAACTTCGGGGGCGCCCTCAAGGGGTGA